In a single window of the Litorilituus sediminis genome:
- a CDS encoding thiol:disulfide interchange protein DsbA/DsbL yields MKKILITLLTIIALPFAANAADYVEGKHYKVIPGELTKKPELREYFSYYCPACRQFESILPDFEKVLPPSAKLTKTHVDFMRGASPEIQFLLSKAAIIAEKFNLDKKFNAEVFNYIQTLRKPITGEADVRKIFIAAGGDGAKFDKGMKSFSIVSQAKRNKKIQDKLSQGRFLGGVPTFVVNGKYAINAKSLNQDNFIEDYKNLITYLFTLK; encoded by the coding sequence ATGAAGAAAATTTTAATAACCCTGTTAACTATTATTGCTTTACCTTTTGCGGCAAATGCTGCTGATTATGTTGAAGGTAAGCACTATAAAGTAATACCAGGTGAGTTAACGAAAAAGCCAGAGTTACGTGAATACTTTTCGTATTATTGTCCTGCTTGTCGTCAATTTGAGTCTATTTTACCTGACTTTGAGAAAGTTCTTCCACCGAGCGCTAAACTAACTAAAACCCATGTTGATTTTATGCGCGGTGCTTCACCTGAGATTCAGTTTCTGTTAAGTAAAGCGGCCATTATCGCAGAGAAATTTAACCTAGATAAAAAATTCAATGCAGAAGTATTTAACTATATTCAAACACTAAGAAAGCCTATTACCGGTGAAGCTGATGTGCGTAAGATATTTATTGCCGCAGGTGGTGATGGCGCTAAATTTGATAAAGGCATGAAGAGTTTTTCTATTGTTAGCCAAGCCAAGCGTAACAAGAAAATTCAAGATAAGTTAAGCCAAGGCCGTTTCCTTGGTGGCGTACCTACCTTTGTTGTTAATGGCAAGTATGCAATTAACGCTAAATCATTAAACCAAGATAACTTTATTGAAGATTATAAGAACCTTATTACTTACCTGTTTACCTTAAAGTAA